CCTCGTGAAGGACGCCGCGGACATCCCCGGCGCCATCGCGGCGGCCTACGAGATCGCCGGCACCGGTCGCCCCGGTCCGGTGCTGGTGGACATCACCAAGGATGCGCAGCAGGCGACCGCGCCCTTCGTGTGGCCGCCGAAGATCGAGCTCCCCGGGTACCGCCCGGTGACGAAGGCGCACGGCAAGCAGATCCAGGCGGCGGCCGCCCTCCTCGCGGAGGCGAAGAAGCCGGTGCTGTACGTGGGCGGAGGCGTCATCCGCGGCCGGGCCGCGGCCGAGCTGCTCGAACTGGCCGAGTCGACCGGTGCGCCCGTCGTGACGACGCTGATGGCGCGAGGTGCTTTCCCCGACTCGCATCCGCAGCACCTGGGAATGCCGGGCATGCACGGCACGGTCCCCGCCGTGCTGGCGCTGCAGGAGGCCGACCTTCTCGTCTCGCTGGGCGCACGGTTCGACGACCGCGTCACGGGCAAGGCGGCACTGTTCGCGCCGCACGCGAAGGTGGTGCACGTCGACATCGACCCGGCGGAGATCTCCAAGATCCGCACGGCCGACGTGCCGATCGTCGGAGACGTGCGCGACGTGCTCACCGATCTCGACGCGGCCTTCCGCGGAGCGACGGCCGACACGAAGCCCGACATCGAGGAGTGGTGGTCGTACCTCGACGGCCTCCGGAACGAGTTCCCCCTCGGGTACGCGCCGACGACCGACGGCCTGCTCGCGCCCCAGTACGTGATCCAGCGCATCGGCGAGCTGACCGGACCGGAGGGCATCTTCGCCTCCGGTGTGGGGCAGCACCAGATGTGGGCCGCGCAGTTCATCAAGTACGAGCGTCCGAACGCCTGGCTGAACTCCGGCGGTGCGGGCACGATGGGCTACTCGGTGCCGGCGGCCATGGGAGCGAAGGTCGCCGAGCCGGAGCGCCAGGTCTGGGCGATCGACGGCGACGGCTGCTTCCAGATGACCAATCAGGAGCTCGCCACCTGCGCGATCAACAACATCCCGATCAAGGTCGCGATCATCAACAACTCGTCGCTGGGCATGGTCCGGCAGTGGCAGACGCTGTTCTACGACGGCCGCCACTCCAACACCGACCTGAACACCGGACACGGCACGATCCGCATCCCCGACTTCGTGAAGCTCGCGGAGGCGTACGGCTGTCTCGCGATCCGCGTGGAGAAGGAGGAGGAGGTCGACGCCGCCATCCAGCTCGCGCTGGAGACGAACGACCGCCCCGTGGTGATCGACTTCGTGGTGAGCGCCGACTCCATGGTGTGGCCGATGGTGCCGCAGGGGGTCAGCAACAGCTATGTCCAGTACGCGCGCGACCACGCGCCCGCGTTCGACGAGGAGGACTGAGCCATGTCGACCCACGTCCTGAGCCTGCTGGTGGAGAACACCCCCGGCCTTCTGACCCGCGTCGCCGGCCTGTTCGCGCGCCGCGGCTTCAACATCGACTCCCTCGCCGTCGGCGTGACCGAGGTGCCGGGGATCTCCCGCATCACGGTCGTCGTCGATGTGGAGGAACTGCCGCTCGAGCAGGTGACCAAGCAGCTCAACAAGCTGATCAACGTCATCAAGATCGTCGAGCTCGACCCGGCGTCGTCCGTGCAGCGCGAGCACATGCTCGTGAAGGTGCGCACGGACAACGCCAGCCGCTCGAACGTGATCGAGGTCGTCAACCTCTTCCGCGCGTCGGTCGTCGACTACGCCGCCGACGCCCTCGTCATCGAGGTCACCGGCGACAAGGGCAAGGTCGAGGCGCTGCTGCGCGCTCTGGAGCCCTTCGGCATCAAGGAGATCGCCCAGTCCGGCCTCCTCGCGATCGGCCGCGGCGGCAAGAGCATCACCGAGCGCGTCCTGCGCGGCTGACCCTTCGACAGACTCTGGGACCGCGCGTCCCGCACAACCACAACCAAGGAGAGAAACCAGTGAGCACCGAGATCTTCTACGACGACGACGCCGACCTGTCCCTGATCCAGGGCAAGAAGGTCGCGATCGTCGGCTACGGCTCGCAGGGCCACGCCCACGCCCAGAACCTGCGCGACTCGGGTGTCGAGGTCGCGATCGCCCTCAAGGAGGGCTCGAAGTCCGCCGCGAAGGCCGAGGAGGCCGGCTTCCCCGTGAAGACCGTCGCCGAGGCGACCGAGTGGGCCGACGTCATCATGATCCTCGCGCCGGACCAGCACCAGCGCACGATCTACAGCGAGTCCATCGCCCCGAACCTGACGGCGGGCAAGACCCTGGCCTTCGCGCACGGCTTCAACATCCGCTTCGGCTACATCGACGCGCCCGAGGGCGTCGACGTGATCCTCGTCGCGCCGAAGGCTCCCGGCCACACCGTGCGTCGCGAGTTCGTCGCCGGCCGCGGCATCCCCGACATCATCGCCGTCGAGCGTGACGCCTCCGGCCAGGCCTGGGACCTCGCGCTGTCGTACGCGAAGGCCATCGGCGGCACCCGTGCCGGCGTCATCAAGACGACCTTCACCGAGGAGACCGAGACCGACCTGTTCGGCGAGCAGGCCGTGCTCTGCGGCGGCATGAGCCACCTCGTCCAGGCGGGCTTCGAGACCCTCGTCGAGGCGGGCTACCAGCCGCAGATCGCCTACTTCGAGGTGCTGCACGAGCTCAAGCTCATCGTCGACCTCATGTGGGAGGGCGGCATCGCCAAGCAGCGCTGGTCGATCTCCGACACCGCCGAGTTCGGTGACTACGTGTCCGGCCCGCGCGTGATCGACGAGCGCGTCAAGGAGAGCATGAAGGGCGTCCTGTCCGACATCCAGTCCGGCGCGTTCGCGAAGCGCTTCATCGAGGACCAGGACAACGGGGCCGAGGAATTCCTCGCCCTCCGCGCCAAGGAGGAGCAGCACCCGATCGAGGCGACCGGCAAGGAGCTGCGTTCGCTCTTCGCCTGGAAGCAGCAGGACGAGGACTACGTCGACGGTAGCGCCGCGCGCTGATTCGACTCGCGAACGAACGGGCGTCCCTCCGGGGGCGCCCGTTCGGCGTTCCGTACGGCATTCCGCGGCGCAGACATCCGATGTCTGTGCCAGGATGGACGCATGCGACAGGAATGGTTTGATGACGCCCGCTTCGGCATGTTCGTCCACTTCGGCCTCTACAGCGGGGCCGCGCGGCACGAGTGGGTGCAGAACTACGAACGCCTCACCGACGAGGAGTACCGCCCGTACTTCGACAACTTCGATCCCGACCTCTTCGATGCCGCGGCCCTGGCGAAGACCGCCAAGGAGACGGGGATGGGCTACGTCGTGCTCACGACGAAGCACCACGACGGCTTCTGCCTCTGGGACTCGAAGCTGACCGACTTCACCTCCGTCGCGGCGGTCGGGCGCGACCTGGTGCGCGAGTACGTCGACGCCCTCCGTGCCGAGGGGATCCGGGTCGGCCTCTACCACTCGGTCATCGACTGGCATCACCCCGACTTCACGGTGGACTGGAACCACCCGCGACGCGACGACGAGAACGCGCACGCCCTGAACGAGGGGCGCGACATGGCCCGCTACCGCGAGTACCTGCACGGTCAGGTCCGCGAGCTGCTCACCGGGTACGGCGACATCGACTACCTGTTCTTCGACTTCACCTACCCGGAGTCCAAGGACGGCTGGGAGGGGAAGGGGCCGCAGGACTGGGACGCCGAGGCGCTGCTCGCGCTGTGTCGGGAGCTGCAGCCGGAGATGCTCGTCAACGACCGGCTCGGCATCCCCGCGGACTTCGTGACGCCCGAGCAGTATCAGCCGACGGCTCCCATCGTCCGCGACGGCGTGCCCCTCGTGTGGGAGGCATGCCAGACGCTCAACGGCTCCTGGGGGTACCACCGGGACAACACCGACCAGAAGTCGCCGGTGCTGCTCGCGCAGATGCTCGTCGACTCGGTGTCGATGGGCGGCAACATGCTCCTGAACATCGGCCCGGACGGGCGTGGGGCGATCGCGCCCCGGGATGCGGAGACCCTCGCCGAGATCGGGGAGTGGATGCGCCTGCACGACCGCGCCGTGATCGGGGCCGGTCACGCGCCGTTCACGCCGCCCCGTGAGGGCGTGTACACGCTCCGCGGCGACCGGCTCTACCTGAGCCTGTTCAGCTGGCCGCTGGGCTTCGTGCATCTGCCCGGTCTTGCGGGCAAGGTCTCGTATGCGCGGCTGCTGAACGACGGCTCCTGGCTGCGTACGAGCGTCAGCGACCCGGACCAGCAGGCCGACCTGATGACGCCGGCGGGCGAGGCCGAGGGGACGCTCACGGTGCATCTTCCGGTACGGCGTCCCGACGTGCTGATGCCGGTCATCGAACTGCGCCTCACGGGGGAGTGAGGCTGACGGTGGCGGCGGCTCAGGCCGTCGCCACCGGGATGTCCATGCCCTCGAGCGCGAGGCGGGCGGCGCCGTGCAGGATCGCGTCCGCGCCGGTGGCCGCGGCCTCGATCCGCAGGCGCTGGGTCGCGAGCGGGTGGCAGGCCTCGTAGACCCGGCTGCGCACCGCGGCGATGAACGGCTCGGAGGCGCTCATGCTCCCGGTGAGGAACAGGGCGTGCGGGTTGAAGAAGTTCACGACGCCGGACAGTGCCTGACCCAGGTGGGTCCCCGCGGTGCGGACGAGGGTCGTGGCGAGGGGGTCCGCGTCCCGCGCCAGCGTGAGGACGTCGGCCGTGGTGCGGACCTCGGTGTTGCCGCGCTCGCGCATCTGGCGGACGAGGCTCGCGCCGCTGGCCACGGTCTCCAGGCAGCCGGTGTTGCCGCAGGAGCAGGGGATGTCGCCGCTGCCGTCGATCCGCGTATGCGTGATGTCGCCGGCTGCGGCGGTCGCTCCCCGATGGATGTGCCCGTCCACGATGATCCCGCTGCCGATCGCGGTGCCCGCCTTGACGGTGATGCTGTGCTGGGTGTGCCCGAGCTGGCGACGGTGCTCGCCGAGCGCGGCGAGGTTGGCGTCGTTGTCGACGACGACGGGGACGCCGTGGCGCTCCGCGAGGTGCTCGCCGACGCGGAATCCGGGCCACCCCGGCATCCGCGAGGGCTGATCCACGGAGCCGGTCGCGACGTCGACGGGGCCGGGCAGGCTCACGCCGATCGCGTGGACCCGTGTCTCGGCGAGCAGGCGCTCGAAGACCTCCGACACTCTCTCCAGCGTCGCTTCCGGGCCGTCCGCGACGTCGATCGCGATGGTCTCCGAGTGGAGCAGGCCGCCGCTGAGGTCGTGCCGTCCGATGCGGGCATGGCGTCCGCCGAGATCGGCGGACAGCACGATGCCGTCGCCGGCGATCCGCAGCACGCGCGGCCGTCGTCCGCCGCGGGAGGTGCCGGCCCCCGCCTCCTCCAGCACGCCGGCATCGAGGAGCGCCTGTACGCGCAGGCCGACGGTCGACGCGGCCACGCCGAGGGCGGAGGCGAGTTCGGAGCGGGAGCGCGCCTGTCCGCGGGCGACGAAGTCGAGGATGCGCCGCGTGTGCGGGTCGTCGACGGTGGTGTCGGCGGGGTTCGTCATGAAGGCCCTTCGTCTCGAGGCATCGTCAGCGTAGCGGGGGTGCCGCGTGTTTCAGGCGAGTGACGAAGTATCACCACCCTATAAACATCGGATGTTCAGCTTGCGGCACCTTGCGAACTATGACAGCGTAACTTCATACGAAATCCTAATTGGTTAGTTCGAGCGTCGAAATAACCTATCCCTTCTCAGGAGGCATTCAATGAAGAAGTTGCGTGTGGGGGCTGTCGCCGCTGTCGCGGGCGTGGCCGTGGCGATGACCGGCTGTGCGAGCAGCGGGGGATCCGGGGGCTCGGCCGACGGCGACACCATCGTGGTGGACATGTGGGCCGGCAGCGAGTCGGACGTCGATGCGCTGGAGGCGCAGATCGAGTTCGCGCAGAAGCAGAACCCGGACATCAAGATCAAGCTGCAGACGTCGCCGTGGAGTGACTTCTTCACCAAGCTCACGACCAACATGGCCAGCGGCAACATGGCGTGCATCACCGGCATGAGCGGCGCGCAGCTCGGCGGCTACACGGCCGGCTTCCGCGAGCTCAGCGACGAGGATCTCAAGACCGCGGGCATCGACTGGTCGGAGTTCAACCCGAGCGCCGACGGCATCCTCAGCTTCGAGGGCAAGGTCTACGGCGTGCCGTTCGACGTCGCCACGATGCTCGTCTACTACAACCAGGACATGCTCAGCGCCGCCGGTGCCGCCACGCCGGAGATCGGCTGGACGTTCGACGACTTCGACACGATCGCCGCCGACGCCACGAAGGACGGCAAGTACGGCTTCGGCATGGGCATGGGCGGCTACCAGTGGATGTCGATGCCGATCGCGTACTCCGCCACGCAGCCCGCCTCCGAGGACGGCACGCTGCACATCGACGACGAGGACTTCGTCGACGCCGCGTCCTGGTACGCCGGCCTGGTCACGGAGAAGAAGGTCGCGGCTCCGGTCGCCTCCGCCTCCGACACCGGCTGGGGCGAGAACCAGTACACGGGTGGCAACGCGGCCATGGCCGTCGACGGCACCTGGAACGCCGTCAGCTACCTCAACAACGAGTCCGGCTTCGCCGCCGGCATGGTGCCGCTGCCCGCGGGCGTGGACGGCAACCCCGGTCCCATCCTCGGTTCCGGCTACGGCATCGCCGAGAACTGCAAGAACCCGGAGGCCGCGCTGAAGGTGCTCGGCTCCCTCGTCGGCGAGGACGCGCAGGACTACATCGCGTCGTCCGGCCGCTCCTACCCGGCCCGCATCTCGTCGCAGCCGCTGTACTTCGAGTCGATCGACGAGCAGTACCGCGACCAGGTCCAGTCGGTGTTCGAGGCCGCGTTCGGCGACACGGTGCCGCTGTACATGACCAAGAACTGGCAGAAGCTCGACAGCTACATCCAGCCCAACCTCGTCAGCGTCTACAACGGCCAGATGACGATGGAGGAGCTGCTGTCGAACGCCCAGGCGCAGTTCGGCGAGTGAGCCGGATCCGGCCCGCACAGCAGTAACAGAGAAAGACAACGAGATGACGATCACGACGAGACGTCGAGGATCGCTCGCCAAGGTCGAGGGCCGCCAGGCGCTGGGTTTCGCAAGCCCAGCCCTGGTGGGCCTCGCCCTGTTCACGATCGTGCCCGTGGGGCTCTCGATCGTGATGAGCGTCTTCGACTGGCCGACCTTCGGCGAACGCACCTTCAACGGGGTGGACAACTACGTCAAGCTGTTCACCAGCAGCCCGGACTTCTGGCCCGCGCTGCGCAACTCGGCGGTGTACACGCTGCTGTACGTGCCGTTGAGCGTCGCTCTCTCGCTCGTGCTCGCCCTCGGCCTCGGCCCCCGCATCCGCGGCCGCGGTGCCCTGCGCGTCCTCTTCTTCATCCCCGTCGTGACCCCGATGGTCGCGAACGTCCTGGTGTGGAAGATGATGCTGCAGCCCCAGGGGCTCTTCAACGGCCTCTCGGTCACCTGGTTCGGCATCGAGCTGCCGAACTTCCTCGCCGACCCCAACTGGGCGATGATCATGGTCGTCGTGATGAGCGTCTGGCAGGGACTCGGCTACAACATGCTGATCTTCTCCGCCGCCCTCGAGCAGCTCCCGGAGAGCGTCCTGGAAGCGGCCAGTATCGATGGCGCACAGGGCATCCGGCGTGTGTGGAGCATCATCATCCCGATGATCTCCCCGTCGATCTTCTTCGCGACGATCATGACGATGATCACCTCGCTCCAGGTCTTCGTCCAGCCGCAGATGCTCACCGGAGGCGGCCCCGGCAACGCCACCAAGCCCCTCGTGATGTACATCTGGGAGCAGGGCTTCACCTTCGGCGATCTCGGACTCGCCGCCGCCGCCGCGTGGATCCTGTTCGCGATCATCATCGCGATCACGGGCATCCAGTTCGCCGCACAGAAGAAGTGGGTGCACTATGAGCACTGAGACCCTCGTCCGGCCCACCGGCACCGCCCCGCGGCGTCAGCGCGAGCGGGAGAAGGCGCGTGGTGCGGCGACCACGCCGGGCGCGCGCGCCCGGCTGATCCTCGCGCACGTCACCATCTACGTCGCGGCGCTCATCTTCATCGCGCCGCTCGTCTACGCGTTCTTCTCGGCCCTCAAGCCGAACTCCGAGATGTTCTCGATGCCGCCGACGCTCGTGGGCTCCGAGCTCCGCTGGAGCAACTTCGTCGACGTCTTCGCCTACGG
This genomic stretch from Microbacterium sp. Nx66 harbors:
- a CDS encoding acetolactate synthase large subunit, yielding MTADSVSAVPRPPARPSAPEITGAEAVVRSLELLGVTDVFGLPGGAILPVYDPLMDASQLRHILVRHEQGAGHAAEGYASASGKVGVCIATSGPGATNLVTAIADAYMDSVPLLAITGQVFSTLMGTDAFQEADIVGITMPITKHSFLVKDAADIPGAIAAAYEIAGTGRPGPVLVDITKDAQQATAPFVWPPKIELPGYRPVTKAHGKQIQAAAALLAEAKKPVLYVGGGVIRGRAAAELLELAESTGAPVVTTLMARGAFPDSHPQHLGMPGMHGTVPAVLALQEADLLVSLGARFDDRVTGKAALFAPHAKVVHVDIDPAEISKIRTADVPIVGDVRDVLTDLDAAFRGATADTKPDIEEWWSYLDGLRNEFPLGYAPTTDGLLAPQYVIQRIGELTGPEGIFASGVGQHQMWAAQFIKYERPNAWLNSGGAGTMGYSVPAAMGAKVAEPERQVWAIDGDGCFQMTNQELATCAINNIPIKVAIINNSSLGMVRQWQTLFYDGRHSNTDLNTGHGTIRIPDFVKLAEAYGCLAIRVEKEEEVDAAIQLALETNDRPVVIDFVVSADSMVWPMVPQGVSNSYVQYARDHAPAFDEED
- the ilvN gene encoding acetolactate synthase small subunit, coding for MSTHVLSLLVENTPGLLTRVAGLFARRGFNIDSLAVGVTEVPGISRITVVVDVEELPLEQVTKQLNKLINVIKIVELDPASSVQREHMLVKVRTDNASRSNVIEVVNLFRASVVDYAADALVIEVTGDKGKVEALLRALEPFGIKEIAQSGLLAIGRGGKSITERVLRG
- the ilvC gene encoding ketol-acid reductoisomerase — encoded protein: MSTEIFYDDDADLSLIQGKKVAIVGYGSQGHAHAQNLRDSGVEVAIALKEGSKSAAKAEEAGFPVKTVAEATEWADVIMILAPDQHQRTIYSESIAPNLTAGKTLAFAHGFNIRFGYIDAPEGVDVILVAPKAPGHTVRREFVAGRGIPDIIAVERDASGQAWDLALSYAKAIGGTRAGVIKTTFTEETETDLFGEQAVLCGGMSHLVQAGFETLVEAGYQPQIAYFEVLHELKLIVDLMWEGGIAKQRWSISDTAEFGDYVSGPRVIDERVKESMKGVLSDIQSGAFAKRFIEDQDNGAEEFLALRAKEEQHPIEATGKELRSLFAWKQQDEDYVDGSAAR
- a CDS encoding alpha-L-fucosidase is translated as MRQEWFDDARFGMFVHFGLYSGAARHEWVQNYERLTDEEYRPYFDNFDPDLFDAAALAKTAKETGMGYVVLTTKHHDGFCLWDSKLTDFTSVAAVGRDLVREYVDALRAEGIRVGLYHSVIDWHHPDFTVDWNHPRRDDENAHALNEGRDMARYREYLHGQVRELLTGYGDIDYLFFDFTYPESKDGWEGKGPQDWDAEALLALCRELQPEMLVNDRLGIPADFVTPEQYQPTAPIVRDGVPLVWEACQTLNGSWGYHRDNTDQKSPVLLAQMLVDSVSMGGNMLLNIGPDGRGAIAPRDAETLAEIGEWMRLHDRAVIGAGHAPFTPPREGVYTLRGDRLYLSLFSWPLGFVHLPGLAGKVSYARLLNDGSWLRTSVSDPDQQADLMTPAGEAEGTLTVHLPVRRPDVLMPVIELRLTGE
- a CDS encoding ROK family transcriptional regulator, giving the protein MTNPADTTVDDPHTRRILDFVARGQARSRSELASALGVAASTVGLRVQALLDAGVLEEAGAGTSRGGRRPRVLRIAGDGIVLSADLGGRHARIGRHDLSGGLLHSETIAIDVADGPEATLERVSEVFERLLAETRVHAIGVSLPGPVDVATGSVDQPSRMPGWPGFRVGEHLAERHGVPVVVDNDANLAALGEHRRQLGHTQHSITVKAGTAIGSGIIVDGHIHRGATAAAGDITHTRIDGSGDIPCSCGNTGCLETVASGASLVRQMRERGNTEVRTTADVLTLARDADPLATTLVRTAGTHLGQALSGVVNFFNPHALFLTGSMSASEPFIAAVRSRVYEACHPLATQRLRIEAAATGADAILHGAARLALEGMDIPVATA
- a CDS encoding ABC transporter substrate-binding protein; the encoded protein is MKKLRVGAVAAVAGVAVAMTGCASSGGSGGSADGDTIVVDMWAGSESDVDALEAQIEFAQKQNPDIKIKLQTSPWSDFFTKLTTNMASGNMACITGMSGAQLGGYTAGFRELSDEDLKTAGIDWSEFNPSADGILSFEGKVYGVPFDVATMLVYYNQDMLSAAGAATPEIGWTFDDFDTIAADATKDGKYGFGMGMGGYQWMSMPIAYSATQPASEDGTLHIDDEDFVDAASWYAGLVTEKKVAAPVASASDTGWGENQYTGGNAAMAVDGTWNAVSYLNNESGFAAGMVPLPAGVDGNPGPILGSGYGIAENCKNPEAALKVLGSLVGEDAQDYIASSGRSYPARISSQPLYFESIDEQYRDQVQSVFEAAFGDTVPLYMTKNWQKLDSYIQPNLVSVYNGQMTMEELLSNAQAQFGE
- a CDS encoding carbohydrate ABC transporter permease, whose translation is MTITTRRRGSLAKVEGRQALGFASPALVGLALFTIVPVGLSIVMSVFDWPTFGERTFNGVDNYVKLFTSSPDFWPALRNSAVYTLLYVPLSVALSLVLALGLGPRIRGRGALRVLFFIPVVTPMVANVLVWKMMLQPQGLFNGLSVTWFGIELPNFLADPNWAMIMVVVMSVWQGLGYNMLIFSAALEQLPESVLEAASIDGAQGIRRVWSIIIPMISPSIFFATIMTMITSLQVFVQPQMLTGGGPGNATKPLVMYIWEQGFTFGDLGLAAAAAWILFAIIIAITGIQFAAQKKWVHYEH